The DNA segment GGAGCTCCTGTGTGCTTCCCGGTCCTAGAAGAGGGGCCGGTGCCGCTGCTCAAACGAGGAAGGGGAGCCTTGTCCCGGGTCCAGGAGGGCCGGAGTCCCACAGGCCCTGCCGGCCGGAGGGTACCCTGACCTCCCGGCCAGGCGAAGGGAGCATGCCGAGAGAGAGCCCCGGGGCACACGCGGGGTTCCCGGGCCTGGCCTTTCCCGGCCCACCTGCCTTCTTTCTCTTGGAAAGAAAGCCCACCCTCCCGGGCGCGGGGCGGCGCCCTCTCGGAGCCCAGGTGGGCCGCAGAGAGGCCGCCGGCTCCCAAACCGAAGGGAAACACTGACCCCAGGCCCCGAGGGCTCTGGTGCTGACTGGTGTTTTCTGGGCAGCGGCAAGCCAGTGTGTCGTCCCACCCAAGGACAGGGTGGACTGCGGCTACCCCCAGATCACCGAGCGGGACTGCAACAACCGGGGCTGCTGCTTTGACTCCCGCACCCCAGGGGTGCCCTGGTGCTTCAAGCCTCTGCAAGAGACAGGTGAGAGCCAGCAGGGTGAGCCCAGGTGCCCGGGCCCGGGCCCGGGCTCGGGCAGGACAACCAGCACTGTCACCGTCACCGTCACCGTCTGTTGGTGGAGGCCTCGCATCAGGGCAGCTGCCGGCCTCCGGCTGGTCCCGTTTGTCCCCTTTCTGTAAAATACAAAAGCGAACGCTCTCAGAGGTGTCCTAGGCTAAGGAATTGTGTAGAAGGAGCCAGATTAAAACCGTCCCACAGAGAGGCTCGGACAAGGCGGACTCTGAGGGTCATTGTCTGCCCACCGAGCCTCTGGAGTCCCTGTCATCTGTGACTTGCTCACAGCAGCTGGTGGCCATGCTGGGCGTGGTGCCCTGGTGCCTCCCGAACCCCTCCATCCTGCCCCTCTGACCTCCTCCCTGGCCGGGACTGGGGTAGGGCTGGGGTGCGGGGCAGTCCCCCGACCCCGGGACTCCGCTCTGGGAGGGGTCACGTGCTTGTGCAAACAACAGATGGCCTGAGCACTGGTGGTTTGTCATCCTGGCCCCATCTGGGCCCCACCCCATCACATCTTGGGAGTGGCCGTCTGCTAAGAGCCATCTGGCATGCTCCCCTTCGCAGAAGAATGTACCTGCCGGAAGCACCTTCCGGAATCGGAGCCACAGGGGTCAGGCTTGCCCTTTGTGCCCGGGCAGCAAGGAGGGAGGCTGAGCCCCGGCCGCTCCCGGCTCTCACCAGGGATGGCGTCTGCCGTCCTCTGCACAGGGCTTCCCGTCCTGAGCAGAGCTGGGAACCTTCTGGAGAAGGTTGGAGGACAGCCAGGGAGCCGCCCCTCGCCCCTGCTGGCTGTCCGCACTCCTGGCCCCCCGACCGGGACTCTGCGACTTCTTCAAGTGCCGGCCAGTGGTCCTGCAAAGGCacacctctctcctctcctgccccgGTGACCTGGGTCCAGTCAGTTCCCTTAGCCACCCTTGACGGGAGAAGCAGCTGCCCTCACAGGCTGTGGGGATGCTCGGCCTTTCCCTGGGGACCCGGGGGAGGCTTCAGAGAGGCACTGCCCTTGGAATCCAGCTGGGGTGGGCGGGTAGAGATGGCAGGGCTCACCCAAATGCCTGTGCTTCGTCCCCAGAATGCACGTTCTGAAGCTCTGCTCGCAGCCGCCTGGGAAGGCGCCGCCTGTGGCCGCTGGCTGGCTGAGGGGGCCGCTCGTCACCACTTGGCCTGCCGCGGGCAAGCGGGCCCGCTGAACACTCACGTCCAGGGTCTGCTGTCCTAAGGAATAAAGCGCTCACGCTCGGCATGGGACCTGTCCTTGTGCTCATTGCTGCCTCCTTGTCTGGCTCCCTCCTCAGCAATCAAGGGCGGGTGGGCCGGCGAGCCGTCGGGCGTCTCCCGGGACAGGCCTGCCCCAGGCCCCCGCGGGCAGGCCACCCCGAGGAGCTGCCCAGCTGAGACCGCAACCCCGGTAGCTGCCCACGTGACGGGCGGCGAGGGGCCCCCAGGTCCCTTCAGCTCTGAAGAAACTTGTCATCTGTAAGGTCACGGGAAGCTCTGCGTGTCCTGGGTGCAGAGACAAGTCCGGGGGGTCCTCCTGCCAGcgagcactttttttttaaaaatgattctgctCTCTTTTCCCCTCACACGTGTATGTAGGGTGGTGTCCCCTTCTACCGtccttcccaccccaccaccccagccTCCCTCGCTCCCCTCGGCACAggccagagttccttcattcttccttacgcACCCCCATTGTGGACAGATGGCTGCTTTTTGGTTCCTGTTGGCCAGTCATGTTTAACACCCAGGACACTTCAGATGGccttcttttgctcttttatGAACACGGGTGCAGCTGTGTGAGTAGGTGAGCCAGTGTCACGCCCTCACGTCCCTGGCCGTGTCCCGGCCTCGGGGTGGGAGGCTGTTACCTGCTCCTCCTAGGCACCTGGCCTGCATTTACCTTGAGAAGTTTTGGGGGTGCACCGCCCCGGTGTGCCTGGGTTTTGCCAACACTCCTCCCCAAAGAGGACTGTCCTCAAGGGGCATCTGCCCTCACTTCCCAAAGGCCAGAAATCACGTCTGCTCACAGAGGTGGGGTTTCTTGGTTTCCTCCCCCTGGGAAGGGACTCTGGCCCCTTAGGCAGCAGCCTTCATTCTGACCCTGGGCTTGGCCTGCCCAGAGCTCCCACACCCTGGAAGAGGCACCAACCACCCTTGGATTACAGATGGGGGTCTCTGTTTAGGTACTGTGTCCAAAACCCCGACTGAGAGGGATGATGTCAGGAAGCCCTGGTCTTTGAATCCAAGCCTTCCTGTTCCTTTTTAATGGTCTGTGGTGACACCTGCCTGACCTAAAGTGACCCTCAGCAAACCTAGGACCTGGGTGTATACTAAACCCGGCTTTGCACTCGGGGCGGACCCTGATGTCCGTCAGTTCTTGCCCGGTCATCTTTTTCCAGGGCCCTGTCCCCCATTCCTCATGAATCACCCAGCCTTTGAGGCTGAGCCCAAGTACAGTTGGAGGAATGTGAACTCCGCCCCCCACGCTGGGGTCTCAGTCTCAGGCCCCCAGGCTGCTGTGTGGCAGCGGCTCTGGGCCCGGTCAGGAGACTGAGCTCTGTTTACTTTCCAGGCTGACCCGCCTGTGCCCTCGACCCCCCACACCTCCAGCAGGACCTTTGTCATGGGAAAGGGTCCACCTGTGTCTCCAGAGCATCCCTTGCTGTTCCTGGCACTGCCCTCCCTGACTCGGACCCTAGATGCCTCCGAACCTAGATGCCTCCTACCCTGTGCTCCACCCTGCCTTGGTCTCTGGTGTTTCTGCTGTTCCCTTGACAGCAACTCAGTTACCACCCAGAACCTGCCCCTGAGCAGAACCCTCCTTCTCCCCACACAGAACTGCTCCATCTCTCTAGCTAAACTTGTCCCTTGCTGAGATAACACAAGGCCTAGTGTGTTCTAGAAGTTTCTCTCACCACTCTATGTGGTAGCTTGAGTTTGCAACTGTTACAGTGTCCACCTTATGCTTTGAATTAGCCCCTGCTGCTTTGCCActgagacttatttttaaaatggacacctttctttctcttcctctctccctgcccctccctggtctctccccttccctaatctcaggggaaacaggatcaccTTTCTTCCCCAACCTGGGCAGAGTTGTCTGtgctgagcacacacccaccatggGAAGAGtgatccagactttggggatggcacagAGGGTCTCAGAAATGAATATCTCCCAATTTAACACGGGAATTTCAACTCCAGCAGAGAGCACGTGAAATGTAGCCtctgagtcacctctttaaaagcacACTTCCTGCTGAGAGgcagaccccaacctgagggacaggagtctcctgtgtttctccttgctagcaaaacaataaacctttttcctttttctcaaaactgtgtccttgttattggattggcactggggacaaggaccaagctttcagcaacAAATTTGGGAACCAGATGGGACTCTTGGCACACCAAGACACTTATACACATTACGTCTGAGAGTCCAACTCAAACTGCAAGATTGTGTGATAACTTAGAAAAACCATTAAGAAGACATGTTTCTTCAGAACTTAAGGGACTTGGAGGCCCCTTCGCCCGAGGAAGGGCAGGTAACAGCCTCCCACCCCGAGGCCGGGACACGGCCAGGGACGTGAGGGCGTGACACTGGCTCACCTACTCACACAGCTGCACCCGTGTTCataaaagagcaaaagaaggCCATCTGAAGTGTCCTGGGTGTTAAACATGACTGGCCAACAGGAACCAAAAAGCAGCCATCTGTCCACAATGGGGGTgcgtaaggaagaatgaaggaactctggccTGTGCCGAGGGGAGCGAGGGAggctggggtggtggggtgggaaggaCGGTAGAAGGGGACACCACCCTACATACACGTGTGAGGGGAAAAGAGagcagaatcatttttaaaaaaaaagtgctcgCTGGCAGGAGGACCCCCCGGACTTGTCTCTGCACCCAGGACACGCAGAGCTTCCCGTGACCTTACAGATGACAAG comes from the Sciurus carolinensis chromosome 9, mSciCar1.2, whole genome shotgun sequence genome and includes:
- the LOC124993398 gene encoding trefoil factor 3-like yields the protein MEARALWLLLLVLALGSSGWAQEYIGLSASQCVVPPKDRVDCGYPQITERDCNNRGCCFDSRTPGVPWCFKPLQETECTF